The following is a genomic window from Solanum stenotomum isolate F172 chromosome 4, ASM1918654v1, whole genome shotgun sequence.
GGTTTCTTGTAACTTGTGTGAACTATGATATATTTTAGAAGACTTTCTTTAGTACCCAATAATCTGTCTGTTTCCCTTTGCTAGATTATAAACTGACATACATATGCTGCTACTTGATAAGGTGATATCAAAAGGTTGATGTCTATTTTCCTTCAATATTCTATTGACATCTTTTTGGGGCCAGGTTTGTACTCAACGGTCCTGGAAACGACCTTATGGCGTTGGCCTGCTTGTTGGTGGGCTGGACGAATCCGGTGCTCACCTCTATTACAATTGCCCTAGTGGTAACTACTTCGAATACCAATCTTTTGCCATTGGGTCTCGGTCACAAGCTGCAAAAACATACTTGGAGCGTAGGTTTGAGAATTTCACTGATTCTTCACGGGGAAGTCTGCTTAAGGATGCACTTTTCGCGTTGAGGGAGACATTGCAAGGAGAGAAGCTAACGAGCACGAATTGTACTGTTGCTGTGGTAGGAGTAGGAGAAGCTTTTCATATGTTGGATAAAGAAACTGTCCAAGGATTGATCAATGAATTCGAGTTAGCTGGTGAAGAAGATCCTGCTGCAACCACAGATGCAGCTGCTGATATCGAACCAGCAGTACCTGAAGCGGGTGCCCCTACGGATAAAGGAGCTGCACCAATGGATATATGATGATTCTGTTGGATCTTGTTCTTGTTGATAGAATATTGAGGTTTCATTTCTACACAGTGGACGATATTTTCTTGTTGAACTATTTTGTAAAGtaatatttttaggaaaaaatgtcaattttgtGCCGTCCTTGTCATTAGAGTATCttttttgaacaaaatatttttccctttattcGAAGATTCTAGTCATCTTTTGGTGTACTTCTCAAGCTTTTAATGGAACATGACTGGTCAGTTAAAAAGGTGTACCTCTTTTGATTTCTGATAAGTCACCAAAGATGAtaattggaagaaaaaaaaaaggtccaaTTGAAAGGTTTCAAAACAagattcctttttatttaaaaatgtcAAAAGGGCAAAAGAATTAGTGGTTGAAAACTTGCAATGTTAGCATCTTACACCTGAGTATAACAAGGAATTTCAAGTGCAGTATG
Proteins encoded in this region:
- the LOC125862268 gene encoding proteasome subunit alpha type-1-A-like is translated as MFRNQYDTDVTTWSPAGRLFQVEYAMEAVKQGSAAIGLRSKTHVILACVNKANSELSSHQKKIFKVDDHIGVAIAGLTADGRVLSRYMRSECINYGYSYESALPVGRLVVQLADKAQVCTQRSWKRPYGVGLLVGGLDESGAHLYYNCPSGNYFEYQSFAIGSRSQAAKTYLERRFENFTDSSRGSLLKDALFALRETLQGEKLTSTNCTVAVVGVGEAFHMLDKETVQGLINEFELAGEEDPAATTDAAADIEPAVPEAGAPTDKGAAPMDI